CAGAACCTCCATCTGATTCTGGGCGAAGCGGGCCGCTTCGGTCGCGTTCCGACCGTGGCGGCCGCCCTTCATGGCCTGGATCTGCATCGTCAACATCACGAGCAACCCGCCGGCCAGGATCGTCAGGGCCATCATCACCTCGACCATCGACAAGCCGGCCAGCGTGCGGCGCTCGTGCTTCAGTTCGTCCATGTGGCACTCCCCCGCTCGAAGCTGTGGATTCGCGTGGCACCGAGCGGTGAGATCACGACAGAGAAATCACGCGCCTGAGCTGCGGTGGTGGTATTCGTCGTCAGGTAGAAGCCGCCGGTTCCGGTTCCGACGTTCCCCTGGTTGCAGACGTTGTCGGGAAGCACAGGCACACCGTCGGGCCGCATCAGCACGAGCGGTGCGGTGCCGGCCCCGATGAAGGGGTACGTCGTTCCGGCCGCCATATTGGCAGGCGTCGAGCCCTGATCGGTCGGTACGGGAGCGGCGGCCCAGGTTGCACCCCATGCCAGGCTGGTTGCGACCGCCGTGTCTTCCGGGAAATTGACCTGGGTCTCGCCAGCGTCGATGCAGCAGTTCTGGGTGACGTTGTCGAGAAAGACGATGATCGGCTGGTTCGCCGGAAGCACCGTCCCGCAGAGATCGCGGTTCCGCGGCGCGCCAATGTTCACGTACACGCCGTACACGGATTCTTCCTGGATGGCATGGGTACGCGCCAATTCGAAGGCCCCAGCGATCTGTCGCGCCATGAACTTCGTCTTGTTGTTCTGCTGGGTCTGGCGCCAACTCGTCACGCCCATCGAAATGACGACGGCCGCGATGCCCATGACGAGGAGCAGCTCGAGCATGGTGAAACCGGCCTCGCGCCGATTCATACGAAGATCACCTCGTCGTCGAATCACCTGTTGACTCCTCTCGCCTGGGGGCACACGCCAAGCGTCACGCAAGCGTCATGCCGAAGGAGGAAATCGGCCAAGCCGCGGTTCTTCTTGAGCTTTCGGTAGGTGGAAGGCCGGGGAAGAAGCGTCCAGGCTGCGCAGCACCTTGCGGGGTCCGCAATCGTCTTCACACCCGCGGCGGCTCCCGAACTTCTCGCCCCTCTTCCCGTTCAACCACCGGCAACCGAAGCGCCATCGCGGTGGCGAAACCCTCCGGCGGCGTCACACACTCCACGACGCCTCCGAGTTCCTCGGCCAGCCGGGCGCTGTTGGCCAATCCCAGCCCGGTGCCTTCGCCCGGGGGCTTGGTCGTGTAGAACGGGTCGAAGATGCGCTCCCGGTCCTTCTCGGGAATTCCACAGCCGTCGTCGCAAACCAGGCACTCGACCGCATCCAGACGCGCTCGACCGAAGGCCCCCTCGATGCCCTCCTCCCCGCGAGCCACGAGGGGCGCCGGCCGCAGGAGCAGTTCGACACGTGCACCCTCGCGATCTCCAACTGCGTGCGCAGCGTTCAGGAGCAGGTTGAGAAGAATCTGGGTCACCGTCGAAGCGTCCGCCGAAACGAGCGGCAGCTCGCCCTCCTGGCTTTGCGAAAATGCGATGTGGTGGTGGCGTCTCCCGGCGGAGACCAGCACGAGGGTCTCTCGCGCGATCTCGGCGAATTCCATAGGCCGTGGTGTCGAACGCTGAGGCCTCGAAAAATCGAGGAGCTGACGGAGGATGATTCGAACCCGTTCCCCCTCGCTCCCAGCCCGGCGGAGGTGCTCCCGACTCCCCTCACCGAGGGCGGCATCTCGTGCCGCGAGATCGATGAATGCAAGCATGGCGCCGATCGGATTGCCAACCTCGTGCGCCACACCTGCCGCCAGACGCCCGACCGATGCCAGCCGCTCGGCCCGATCCAGGCCCTCCCGCGTTCGCCGAAGCTCGCGATTGGCACCGCGAAGATCGGTGATTGCCTTCTCCAACTCGCCGCTGCGCTCTTGTAAGGCCTCGGTCATCTCGTTCAGTGAGCGACCGACGGCGGCGACCTCCTGGGGGCCTTCTTCAGGCGCCCTCACCTCCTCCTCGCCCTGCCCGATTGCGACCGCGGCCCGGGCCACGTCCTCGAGGGGACGAATCAGTCGACGCCGGAGCAGCCAGCTTCCGAAAGCCGTGAAGATCGCGACGTTGACGAACCCCAACGTCGCAACCACCGTGAGCGGTGCGGAGCGCAGCTGAAACGAGGCATGTTCCGGGAGCCGGGCCATCGCAACCCCACCGTTGTCGAGCGGCGCGGCGAATCGGATCCGGCCACCAAGCCTTCCGAGTTGAAGAAGCGGTACACCTTCCGAACGAACCTGCTCCGCCAATGCCAGGGTCGTCTCGTCGATCTCTCCGGCGACCGGGCCACGGGTTCGCGCACGTCCGTCTGCTCCGAGCGACCACCATTCGGTCCCGGCAACCACAGCGTCGAAGGGCGCGGCCGGCCGTGCAGCCTCCGCAAGCAACGAGCGTCCGAGCACGCGCTCCAGACTGCCTTCGTGGTGGGTCACGAACACCGCCACCAGCACGATCGTCGCCAGGAGCATCACCAGCCCCAGGCTCAGCAGGACCTCGCTGCGCAAGCCCAGCGAAGAAGCCGTCGTCGGCCGGGCCGTCGCCATCACCTACGGTGAATCGTCGAGGCCCAGCTTCTCCAGGCGGTATCGGAAGGAACGGAAGGAGACGCCGAGCAACATCGCCGCCTTCTTCTTGACACCACCCGTCCGGCCCAACGCTTCACGAAGAAGTTCCCGTTCGACCTGGGCCAGCATGCCGTCCAGATCCCCACCCTCTTCCGGAAGCCGACTGCTGGCCTCCGGGGCGGAGCGGGGAGTGAGGATCGCAGGCGGAAGGACATCCGAATGGACCGTGCCCCCCTGGCTCAAGGCCACGGCCCTCTCGATCGTGTTCTCGAGTTCCCGCACGTTCCCGGGGAATGCGTAGTTCTGGATGAGCGCCATGGCATCGTCGCCGATGCGATCCACGGGCCGATCGAGTTCGAGGGCGAATTTCGCCACGAAGTGTTGAACCAGCAGCGGCACATCTTCCATGCGTTCCCGAAGAGGCGGCAAATGGACTTGAATGACGTTCAATCGATAGAAGAGGTCCTCACGGAAACGACCGGCGACCACCTCCTCTTGCAGATCCCGATTGGTGGCGGCCACGATCCGGACATCGACCGGCTCGTCCGTGCTATCGCCGACGCGTCGGACCTTCCTGTCCTGAATCACACGCAATAGCTTCACTTGAAGGGGCAGCGGGATTTCCCCGATTTCATCGAGGAAGATGGTTCCCTTCTCCGCGCTTTCGAAGAGACCCGCGCGGTTCTCGACGGCACCCGTGAACGCACCTTTGACATGGCCGAAAAGCTCGGATTCCAACAGGTTTTCGGGAATCGCACCGCAATTCACCGCGACGAACGGGTGTTCGCCCCGGTCACTCTGGTCGTGGATCGCCCGGGCGACGAGTTCCTTGCCCGTGCCACTCTCGCCGCTGATCAGGACATTCGTCTTGGTGGGCGCTACCTGGGCGACGAGCTGATAGACCTGCTGGATGGCATAGCTCGTCCCGACCATCGTGCGCGGGCGTGTGCGGCTTTCGAGCTCCGAGCGGAGCCGCCGGTTCTCGCTCGAAAGAAGCTTCTTCTCGAGAGCCTTTTCCACGACCAGGCGCAGTTCATCGACCTTGAAGGGCTTGGTCACGTAGTCGTAGGCGCCTCCCTTCATGGCTTCGATGGCGGTTTCGGTGGTGGCAAATGCAGTGATCATGATGACGACGGTGTCGGGCGCGGAATCCTTGATCTCTCGAAGGAGATCGAGGCCGCCCTTGCCCGGCATCTGCACGTCACTGATCACGACGTCGAAGTCGTCCGCGTCGAGGGCCAGGAGAGCCGTATCGACGTCTCCGGCCGTTACCGCGTCGTATCCCTCGCGTGCAAAGAAGATCTCGAGGAACTCGCGCATGCTGCGCTCGTCATCGACGACGAGGATTCGGGCGGGGTGATCGCTCATGAGTCCAGGGCCTGCAGCGGGAGACGCACTTGAAACTGCGTGCCCGCTCCTTTGCGGCTCTCGATCTGTACGGTGCCCGCGTGGTTCTGGACGATCCGGTGAACCACCGCGAGGCCAAGGCCCGTGCCTTCGCTTCGCGTCGTGAAGAACGGATCGAAGACCCGCTCCAGAACGTCGTGGGGGATCCCCACACCCGTATCCGAGACCACCAATTCCACGACGCCAGACGCCTCCTCCGAGGTGTTTCGGCGCCCGGCGACGCCCTCTTGAGGCTCGCCCCCAGCATCCGCTTCGATCTTTCCCACACACAGCCGAATTCGGCCCGGACCCTCTACCGCATGCTGGGCGTTTCCGAGCAGATTCCAGAGCAATTGCTTCAGCTGCAACGCATCCCCGTCCACCATCGCCGGGGAAGCCACCTCCACCTCGAGCAGGACATCTCGGTCCAGCGCCGTCTCGAAGGCTTCCGCGACTTCTCCTGCGAGCCGTCCGAGATCAAGAGGCTCCATCTTTGCAGGAGCCGGCCGCGCGTACTGGAGAAAGTCCGTGATCAACTGGTTCAAACGCTCGATCTCGCGTAGGACGATTCCCATGAGTCGGCTCTGGTCGGCGCCATCCTCTTCCGGCGGAAGTGTCGACCGCAACATCTCCACCGAGCCGGAGATGGCCGCCAGAGGGTTGCGGATCTCATGGGCGATCGACGCCGAGAGCTGGCCGATTCCCGCCAACCTGGCATTCCGTTCGAGCTCGCCCTCCAGCCGGACCACTTCGGTCACGTCCTGGAAGATCACCACGCAGCCCGAATCCGGAGCATCCTCGTTCTTCAGGCTGGAGATGGCCACCCCCAGGAAACGCTCCTCGCCGTCCGACCTCTCGAATCGGAACCGCGCGCGGCGGCGGCCTGACGAGTCGGACTCGCGCAACACCTCTGCGATTCCCGGCAACACGTCTTCGAGCCGGGCACCCAACGCCTGCTCCGCCGATGTCGCCGTGATCCGTCCTGATTCCGGATTGAATGACGTCACCCGACCCTCGGCATCGGTCGTCAAGACACCACTCGTCAAGCTCTCCACGATCCGCTCATGCAGCGAGCGAAGCTCCGCGAGATCACAGGCACTTGCCTCAAGGCGTTCGTCGGCGATCCGCAGTTCCTGGGCGAGGCCACTGCCGAAAAGCGCAACCAACAACATGGCCCCGGTGTGCGCGCCCCATAGCGTGAACGCGAAATCCGCCGGCGTGGCGGCCAACCCACCCATGGGGAAGCCGATGCCTACCAGGGTGGCCGCACCGAAACCGATGGAGGCGCCACCTGCGGTGCCGTAACCACCCCGCCGGTCGAAGAGCAGTGCTCCGAATACCACCACCGGCAGAAAGAGGAAGCTGAAGATCGATTCGGCACCGCCCGTGAAGATCACAAGGGCCGTCACCAGGCCGAGATCCGCCACCAACTGGACGGCCGCGAAGCGCCGGAGGTTCCGCACGAACGGTAGAAGCGCCGCGTACAACGCCGTCGCGAAGAACGCGACGCCAAGGGTCCCATACAGGCCGAGTTCGGCGACCTCTGTCGTCAGACGGCCTGCCCCGACAAGCGTGAGGGCAAGTGCCAAGGCCCCCACACAGACACCGAGCCGTGCGGCCATCACGCGCAGGACGCGCGCGTGGAGGGCGTCCGCCCCCCGTCGTTCCATGTTCGCGCCTACCTGGCGCCGGCGGCGTGCCAGGAGTTCGCCATGTTAGCCAATGTTCTCGGCGATCTTGAAGATCGGGAGGTACATCGCGATCAACATGCCGCCAATCGTTCCACCGAGGAACACCATCATCAGCGGTTCCAGGAGGGCGGTCAATGCATCGACGGCGTTGTCGACCTCTTCGTCGTAGAAGTCGGCGATCTTTGCAAGCATCGTATCCATCGCACCGGTCGATTCACCGACGGCAATCATCTGGACGACCATGCCGGGGAAGACGCCCGCTTCTTCGAGAGGCTCAGCCATCGTCCGGCCTTCCGAGATCGCCGAGCGCGTCTTCATGATCGCGGTTTCGATCACCAGGTTTCCGGCGGTCTTGGCGCAGATCTCGAGAGCATCGAGGATGGGAACACCACTGGAGACCATGGTGCCGAGCGTTCTCGTGAAACGGGCCACTGCCACCTTTCGAAGGAGAGGCCCGAACACCGGCGTCCGAAGGAAGATGGCGTCCGTCCGGAAGCGGAACTTCGGAAAGCGCTTTCGCGCCTGCATGAAGAGCCATAGGACACCCACGGTTGCGGCCACCATGATCACCAGCCATTCCTGCAGGAACTCACTGATCGTAATGACCATCTGGGTGGGTCCGGGAAGCGCGCCGCCGAAATCCTCGAACATCTTCTGGAAGACCGGGATGACCTTGACCAGCAGCAGCGCAATGACCGCAATCGATACCACCAGCACGGTGGTCGGGTAGACCATCGCGCCCTTCACCTTGCGGCGTAGCGAGTCGGCCTTCTCCAGGTAGACGGCCAGGCGGTTGAGGATCGTGTCGAGGATACCGCCGATCTCGCCTGCGCGAACCAGGTTCACGTAGAGCTTGTCGAAGGTCTTCGGCTGCTTCTCGAGAGCGTCGGCGAACGTCGAGCCCTGCTCCACGTCGACCTTGATCTCGCGCAGGATCGCCTTCATCGTCTTGTTCGGATTCTGGGCGGACAAGATGTCGAGGCATTGGACGAGCGGAAGACCGGCATCGATCATCGTCGCGAACTGTCGCGTGAAGATCACCTGGTCCCGAATCGTCACCTTCGGCTTCAAGAGGTTGATGTTCTCGAGAATGTCCTTGGGCTTTGCCTTTACGGACACGGGCATGATCATCTGCGAGCGCAGCTGTGTCATCACCGCCGCTTCGTTAGCGGCCTCGATCGAGCCCTTCTTGGTACCCCCCTGACGGGTTTGACCTTCCCATACGTAAACAGGCATTGGAGACCCCCTTGCCTAAGCAGCGCCGGCGCGTCGTGCGACCGACCCACCACCGTTGGACATGATCTGACGCAGCTCGTCGGTATCGCCGCTGCGCCCCATTGCATCATCGAGACTGATCATTCGCTTCTGATGCAGCGAAGCGAGCGATTGATTCATCGTCTGCATGCCGAACTTGTCCTGCCCGATCTGCATCTGCGAGTAGATCTGGTGGAGCTTGTCCTCGCGCATCAGATTTCGGATGGCTGAGTTCGGAACCATGATCTCCATGGCCAGCGCCCGGCCCGGCCCGTTCGCGCGCGGAATCAGGGTCTGGCTGACGACGCCCTCGAGCACGAACGAAAGCTGGGCCCGAACCTGGGATTGCTGGTAGGGCGGAAATACGTCGACGATCCGGTTGATCGACTGGACGCACGAGTTCGTATGCAGCGTTGCGAAGGCCAGGTGGCCCGTCTCCGCGACGGTCAAAGCGGCCTCGATGGTTTCGAGGTCTCGCATCTCACCGATCAGCACCACGTCCGGGTCCTGGCGCAAGATGTACTTCAAGGCCTTGGTGAATGAATCGGTATCGGCACCGACTTCTCGCTGATTGACGAGGCAGCCCTTATGGGGATGCAGGTACTCGATCGGATCCTCGACCGTCACGATATGCTCGTTCCGCTCGGTATTGATCTTGTCGAGGATCGTCGCCAGCGTCGTGGACTTTCCCGATCCGGTCGGCCCGGTCACCAGGATCAATCCACGGGGCTTTTGCGCCAGCTCGGAGATGACCTTCGGGAGCCCCAGCTCCTCGAACGACTTGATCTTGTAGGGGATGGCGCGAAACGCACCAGCCACCGCACCGCGCTGCATGAAGACGTTGGCGCGGAACCGCGAGAGCCCCCGAACGCCGAACGAGAGGTCGAGCTCGTTGTTCTCCTCGAAGCGATGCTTCTGGGAGTCCGTCAGAATCGAGTAGCAGAGCTGTTTCGTCTCCGGAGGTGAGAGGGGCGGCATCTTCAACGGATGCAGCTTCCCATCGATTCGAAGCTGAGGCGGCGAGCTGGTCGTGACATGGAGGTCGCTCCCCCCCTTCTCGATCATCGCCTTCAGCAATTGATGCAGGTTCGCCATGGTTCGCTCCTAGAAATCCGCAGCCGAGACCCGATAGACCTCGGGGAGGGTCGTCGTGCCCTCTTTGACCATGTTCAAGGCACTCCGTCGCAAGGTCAGCATCTCGAGGCGAATCGCCTCTCGTTTGAGTTCGGTCGTCGAGGCACCGTTCAAGATGAATTCCTTCAGCTCTTCGCCGATGCGCATGACTTCATAGAGGGCGATCCGCCCCTTGAAACCCGTATCCGAGCAGACGTGACACCCTCGGCCTTTGTTGGCGGTGGTGGAATTCGCCTCGTCCTCCTCCATCCCGGCTTCCATCAGGGCCTCGGCATTCACGTCGGGATCGGGCTCGCTGCACTCGACGCAGATCCGCCGGGCAAGACGCTGGGCGACGATCGCGTTCACGGAAGAAGCGACCAGGAACGGCTCGATGCCCATGTTGAGCAGGCGATTCACGGTCGAAGGCGCGTCGTTGGTATGCAGGGTCGAGAGCACCATGTGACCGGTGAGTGCCGCCTTGACCGCGATCTCTGCGGTCTCGAAATCCCGGATCTCACCGACCATGATGATGTCCGGGTCCTGGCGAAGGAACGAACGCAGCGAGGCCGCGAAGTTGAGACCGATGTCCTCATGCATCTGGACCTGGTTGATGCCGGAGAGGTTGAACTCGACCGGATCCTCTGCAGTGGAGATGTTCTCCGAGCTCTGGTTCAGTTCCGAGAGCGCGGAATACAGGGTGGTCGTCTTACCCGAACCGGTCGGGCCGGTGACCAGTACCATTCCGAATGGCTGGTGAATCGCTTCCTTGAAGACATCGAGTTGTTCTGTTTCGAAGCCCAGCTTGGTCATGTCGAGCTGCAGGTTCGATTTGTCCAGAAGCCGAAGCACGGTCTTCTCACCGAAGAGGGTCGGAAGGACGGAGACGCGATAGTCCATCTCCTTGCCCCGCCCGAGCTTCAGCTTGATGCGTCCATCCTGGGGAAGACGCCGCTCGGCGATATCGAGCTCGGCCATGATCTTCAGGCGTGAGGTGATCGCGTTCCGCAGCTTCATGGGCGGCGTCATGCTTTCGTAGAGCACACCGTCGATGCGGTAGCGAACCCGGAAAGCCTTCTCATAGGGCTCGATGTGGATATCCGACGCACCCTTCTTGATGGCGTCGGTGAGGATCAGGTTCACGAGCTTGACGACGGGCGCGTCCTCGGATTCCTTGGCGAGCTCGAGGACATCGACATCGTCGTCCTCGGAGAGCACCTCGACATCCGAGTCGTCGAAGTCGCCCATGATGTCGTCGATGCTGGCAGTCTTGTCGTAGTGCCGATCGATGGCCCGTTTGATCTGCTCTTCGGACGCGACGACGACTTCGACGTTGTACCCGGTAAGGAACTTGATGTCGTCGATCGCGAAGATGTTCGACGGATCGGCCGTGGCCAGGATCAGCGTCGAGCCGGCGCGGTTCACCGGCAGCACGTTGTGCTTGAGGGCGACTTCTTCTGGGATCAACTGGATCACGGCCGGGTCGACATCGAACTCCTCGAGGTCGATGTCCGGCACACCATATTGCGACGCCACGAAGCCGGAGAGTTCGTTCTCCTGCAGGAAGCCGAGCTTGGTGATCTGGGCTCCGAGGCGGCCACCATGGTCCCGCGCCTCTGCGCGCGCCTTTTTCAGCTGCTCGGTGGTAAGCAGGCTCTCCTTGACCAGGAGCTCGCCGATCCGCTCGTTCAACCCAGATTCTCCCCTCGGGTCCGCGAGCTTCCAACGCCGGCGAGGACTTGGCCCCCTCCCCTGCACGTGCGAAACCCCTGCGAACCCGCCCGGTTATCGGCGGGACTCCGAGGGATCTTTACTCCGGGGCGCCACCCGCGGGGGCCGTGTCATCGCCACCTTCGGCGCCAGCCATCGCCTCGTCTAGCCGCGTACCGCGGAAGCGGAGTACAGCGAGGCCCAGAGCCGTCAGGCTCACCCAGAAGAGCGCGTGGGCCAGGGTGCCAAGAGCCAGCGCGAGCTCCTCGGAGACCCCGAGGGGAACGAGGGCCGCCCGGCAAGCCGCGTGATACGTGCCGGCGAAGCCCGGGGCCGAAGGCAGGGCCACGGCTGCGCCCACCCAGACCATCAGTGTCCAGCTGGCCTGGAGATCCGGCCACAGCCCCCCGAGATCGATGCCAAAGGCCCGGAGCGCGGCGTAGTAAGGAATGATGTTGATCAGGACCCAGAAAGTCACCGAGTGGAACAAGACCCAGAAGAGGTCCTTGCCGTTGCGCATTCCCCGGAGCCCGTGCGCAATCTGGTCGAGTAGCCCACAGATCCGATCGGTGAGCCCCTGCGGAGCCCAGCCAAGCCCCCAGCGGACCAGACCGATGAAGAAATCCGGGGCCTGACGCAGGGCAATGACGCCCAACAGGGGCACGGAGGCCACGATGGAGAGAGCGACCAGCGCCTGGCGGCCGTCCAGACCGGACGCCTCGGCACCCTGGCTGCCCAACACGATCGCCGCGAGCCCCAACAAACCGATGGCGTCGATCACGCGCTCGACGATCACGCTGCCGAAGATCGCCGCGCCGGACATGCCCGTCTCTCGGGCGAGAAACCACGAACGAGCCAACTCGCCCAGCCGAAATGGGAACAGGTTGTTCGCCATGTAGCCGACGGCGGTGGCACGAAAGAGCGTGCCGGTCTCGATCTCGCCGAAGGCGCGAAGCAGATGGCGCCAGCGCAACGCCCGGCTCCAGGTGCAGAGCACATAGCCGACGGCCGAGGGCAGCAGCAGCCAGGCGAGATCCACCCGGGCCATTTCCGCCACAAGTACCGGGAAATCGACGCCCCGAAAAGCGAAGACCAGAGCCGCAGCGGTGATCGCGAAACCGACCCACAAGCGGGGATCGGCCCAGCGCCGTCGGGCGGCACCGGTGGACGGGTTGGAATCGCTCATTCCCTGCCCAGGCGCTCCCGCGCCGCCTCCGCGTCGCGGCCGATCTGTGCCCTCAGAGCGTCCACATCCGGGAACTTCTCTTCACCGCGTAGAAAGTGCTCGAAGCTCAGGTCGATGCGACGACCGTAGACGTCGGTGTCGAAATCGAGCACGTGGGCTTCTGCCAGCACCGGATCGTCGTCCTTGAACGTCGGGCGACGCCCGACGTTCACGACCGCGGGATAGACCTTCCCGGCTGCTGGCTCTCCCCCATCCAGAAAGGACACGTGGCCCGCATACACGCCGGATGCGGGCAGGATCTCGCTCTCAGGATCCAGGTTCAGGGTTGGAAACCCGATGCTCCGGCCACGCCGGTCGCCCTCCACCACGCGGCCGCGCGCAGCGTAGGGCCGATCGAGCAGGAGAGCCGCGTCCTCCACCTTTCCCTCCTCCAACAACCCACGAATCCGGGTTGAATTGACATCCAGGTCTCTCACCGTGACCTCGGGAATGATCGTCACCGCGAAGCCCAGGCGCGGGCCCAATTCGGTGAGGGTCCGCATCGACCCTTCGCGGTCGCGACCGTAGTGGAAGTCATAGCCGACGTAGACCTCCCGGGGCCCGATGCGCTCATGGAGGATTCCCCGCACGAAACGCTCTGCGGGGAGCCGGGCGAACTCCAGGGTGAAGGGCTCGACGATCACCACATCGACGCCCTGGGCCTCGAGCAGCTCGAGCTTCTGCTCCAACGTCGTGAGCAGCCTCGGCGCCTGATCCGGGCGGAGGACCTTTCGCGGATGGGGTTCGAAGGTGTAGACGACGGCCGGGCCGCCAAGACTCCCGGCCCGGTCGATCACCGTATCCATGATCGCCCGGTGCCCCAGGTGGAGACCATCGAAATTGCCGACCGTCAGCGCTGAGCCAACGAGCGGATCTCCAACGTTCTCACTGCCTCGAACCACCCGCAATCGCTAGACTCCCGCGCCGGATGCCTACCCTCTGGCGCTATACCGCTGTCCGCTTCCTCACGGCCTTTGCCGGATCACTCGTGATTCTGGCGCTCGTTCTGCTGGTCGTCGACATGTTGCTGAATCTCGGCGATGTGATCGAGGCCGAGAGCGGCTTTCTGGGCGCGATCGGATTGCTCCTCCAGCGCACCACAGCCACCTACCTCCCCTACCTGATCCCGGTCTCGACGTTCACCGCGGTCCTGTTCTCCGTAGGTCAGGCAGCTCGCCACCGCGAGATCGTCGCCGCGAAGGCGGGAGGCGTCTCTCCCCTTCGGGCCCTCCTGCCCATCTTCGCGATCTCGGCAGGCATCGCCCTGTTTTCTTTCATCCTGAACGAGACCGTCACCCTTCGAGCCGCCAGCGCCATGAATGCGAGTACCGGATCCTCGGTCGGCGAGGTCACCTTGAGATCCGGCTCGATCTGGTATCACACGGGCAAGATGATCTACAACATCCGAGACCCGCGCCCTGAAGGCCAGACGGTCCTCGACGTGCGGGTCTTCGAACGAGACGAGGCCGGCCGCCTCGTCCGGCTCATCCACGCCCGCGAAGCGGAGCGCCTGGCGCCCCATGAATGGCGTTTCGTCGGAGCCACGATTCGGAGCTTCGACCCGGTCGATGCCAAGAATCCGCCGATCGTCGAACGGGCCGAGGAGATCGTCCTCGAACTGGGAGAAGACCGGACACCCCACCTCCAACAGGCCGAGCTCGTGGTCTTGCCCCTCGCCACGCTCGCGGAGTACGTGAGCGACGTTCTCAGCGAGGGCGGCAACGCGGGACGCGCACGATCGCTCCTTCACAGCCGGCTTACGATTCCATTCCTGGTGCTCCTGTTCGCCCTCCTCGCCGTGCCGCTTGCTCTCTCCGTGGAGCAGACCCGGAGCCTTGCCATGCCTGCCCTCCAGGGCGTGGGCCTGCTCTTCATCTTCCTGCTGCTGCGAGAATACAGCGCAAGCTTCGGAGCCCGCGGAGAGCTCTCCGCCGCCCTCGCGCCCTGGATCACCCTGCTCGTCTTCTTCGCCCTCGGAGGCTGGCGCCTCTCCCGCGTCCACCAATAGGGGGGGCCGCTTCGCTTCTCCTTGCGGATCGCGGGGCGGGGCACAGGTCGGGTGGAAATAAAGCGCAGGCAGAGGCGACTTCCAGCGTGTGCTCGTTCGCTAGCGGCGAAAGCCGCGTAAGCGAACCTGCAACGAGCCCCTACGCGGCCACCCGATCCCCGGCCGAGCCATTCCACCCGACCTGTGCCCAGCCCCGGCGACTCCCGTCCTCGCGTGAGAAGCGAAGCAGCGTCGAGTG
This sequence is a window from bacterium. Protein-coding genes within it:
- the pilB gene encoding type IV-A pilus assembly ATPase PilB translates to MNERIGELLVKESLLTTEQLKKARAEARDHGGRLGAQITKLGFLQENELSGFVASQYGVPDIDLEEFDVDPAVIQLIPEEVALKHNVLPVNRAGSTLILATADPSNIFAIDDIKFLTGYNVEVVVASEEQIKRAIDRHYDKTASIDDIMGDFDDSDVEVLSEDDDVDVLELAKESEDAPVVKLVNLILTDAIKKGASDIHIEPYEKAFRVRYRIDGVLYESMTPPMKLRNAITSRLKIMAELDIAERRLPQDGRIKLKLGRGKEMDYRVSVLPTLFGEKTVLRLLDKSNLQLDMTKLGFETEQLDVFKEAIHQPFGMVLVTGPTGSGKTTTLYSALSELNQSSENISTAEDPVEFNLSGINQVQMHEDIGLNFAASLRSFLRQDPDIIMVGEIRDFETAEIAVKAALTGHMVLSTLHTNDAPSTVNRLLNMGIEPFLVASSVNAIVAQRLARRICVECSEPDPDVNAEALMEAGMEEDEANSTTANKGRGCHVCSDTGFKGRIALYEVMRIGEELKEFILNGASTTELKREAIRLEMLTLRRSALNMVKEGTTTLPEVYRVSAADF
- a CDS encoding bifunctional riboflavin kinase/FAD synthetase, with the translated sequence MRVVRGSENVGDPLVGSALTVGNFDGLHLGHRAIMDTVIDRAGSLGGPAVVYTFEPHPRKVLRPDQAPRLLTTLEQKLELLEAQGVDVVIVEPFTLEFARLPAERFVRGILHERIGPREVYVGYDFHYGRDREGSMRTLTELGPRLGFAVTIIPEVTVRDLDVNSTRIRGLLEEGKVEDAALLLDRPYAARGRVVEGDRRGRSIGFPTLNLDPESEILPASGVYAGHVSFLDGGEPAAGKVYPAVVNVGRRPTFKDDDPVLAEAHVLDFDTDVYGRRIDLSFEHFLRGEEKFPDVDALRAQIGRDAEAARERLGRE
- a CDS encoding type IV pilus twitching motility protein PilT; amino-acid sequence: MANLHQLLKAMIEKGGSDLHVTTSSPPQLRIDGKLHPLKMPPLSPPETKQLCYSILTDSQKHRFEENNELDLSFGVRGLSRFRANVFMQRGAVAGAFRAIPYKIKSFEELGLPKVISELAQKPRGLILVTGPTGSGKSTTLATILDKINTERNEHIVTVEDPIEYLHPHKGCLVNQREVGADTDSFTKALKYILRQDPDVVLIGEMRDLETIEAALTVAETGHLAFATLHTNSCVQSINRIVDVFPPYQQSQVRAQLSFVLEGVVSQTLIPRANGPGRALAMEIMVPNSAIRNLMREDKLHQIYSQMQIGQDKFGMQTMNQSLASLHQKRMISLDDAMGRSGDTDELRQIMSNGGGSVARRAGAA
- a CDS encoding flippase-like domain-containing protein, giving the protein MSDSNPSTGAARRRWADPRLWVGFAITAAALVFAFRGVDFPVLVAEMARVDLAWLLLPSAVGYVLCTWSRALRWRHLLRAFGEIETGTLFRATAVGYMANNLFPFRLGELARSWFLARETGMSGAAIFGSVIVERVIDAIGLLGLAAIVLGSQGAEASGLDGRQALVALSIVASVPLLGVIALRQAPDFFIGLVRWGLGWAPQGLTDRICGLLDQIAHGLRGMRNGKDLFWVLFHSVTFWVLINIIPYYAALRAFGIDLGGLWPDLQASWTLMVWVGAAVALPSAPGFAGTYHAACRAALVPLGVSEELALALGTLAHALFWVSLTALGLAVLRFRGTRLDEAMAGAEGGDDTAPAGGAPE
- a CDS encoding YjgP/YjgQ family permease, producing MPTLWRYTAVRFLTAFAGSLVILALVLLVVDMLLNLGDVIEAESGFLGAIGLLLQRTTATYLPYLIPVSTFTAVLFSVGQAARHREIVAAKAGGVSPLRALLPIFAISAGIALFSFILNETVTLRAASAMNASTGSSVGEVTLRSGSIWYHTGKMIYNIRDPRPEGQTVLDVRVFERDEAGRLVRLIHAREAERLAPHEWRFVGATIRSFDPVDAKNPPIVERAEEIVLELGEDRTPHLQQAELVVLPLATLAEYVSDVLSEGGNAGRARSLLHSRLTIPFLVLLFALLAVPLALSVEQTRSLAMPALQGVGLLFIFLLLREYSASFGARGELSAALAPWITLLVFFALGGWRLSRVHQ